A stretch of Ipomoea triloba cultivar NCNSP0323 chromosome 13, ASM357664v1 DNA encodes these proteins:
- the LOC116001567 gene encoding probable disease resistance RPP8-like protein 2 isoform X2 codes for MMDANTERDLVSFVTEESKERPFSVVCGKEGLGKTTLVQKVYNKPEVRHKFTGCAWITVTHHLQRKTLCKDILSQIDYRPTKVDDDDDDDEALVGQLKLALHSNKYLIVLDGICSMEALLNAMPADKKMPSKVVITTRNKEDTKKFIVQERVRFLEMSPLTEDQSWQLFLKTQLHCHPWSSDDFESTLKEICKKCEGVPLALKLLGNLMAWKERIEWNELRQQECCVSAQQLLELSYSLLPEHLKKCLHYLALFPEETVDIEADKLCNLWIADEDINKMMINTPSQPQDGMLSTAETYLQKLATLGFVQVQEPTKIKSCSLPHYVRDYLCSGKSKEESFFETHQLQVRGLAFYFDKRVGEYAFLLKPKETDKEVRLSILFLNTRQQDDHLLSPKSLDLTNCKLLRALDFNWLDFGDKFPQDINKLAHLRYLSFRDCYLKKLPASIGKNLETLDLRVNPKVVYEIMSISNVLRQLKRLRSLYLPYKFADETGQTKLQLGHLSELENLQNFVSTHCQANDLRSLEKLRYLAATIDGVEDLEVTIECLQREGTSKSSSIHLENIDFYSGGRSRGAPALSSLLGCVSLNALHVHGQIRTLPWPISDKLTEIFLIASELEEDPMPLLGDLRKLQKLGLGNNAFLGDQIICRKSGFPELRYLKLSILPELKTWTLQEGAMLKLSTLIIENCKSLQTLPDGLSTLQELSFVNMPETFTDKYERQGEDFSKIKHVLSIKIINPKS; via the exons ATGATGGATGCAAACACGGAGCGTGATCTGGTCTCCTTTGTGACGGAAGAGAGCAAAGAGCGTCCATTTTCTGTGGTGTGCGGTAAGGAAGGTCTGGGCAAGACCACATTGGTGCAGAAGGTATACAACAAACCTGAGGTTCGCCATAAATTTACGGGGTGTGCTTGGATCACTGTCACACACCACCTCCAACGCAAAACCCTTTGTAAGGATATCTTATCTCAAATCGACTATCGTCCGACAAAGGtcgacgatgatgatgatgatgatgaagcttTGGTTGGACAACTTAAATTAGCCCTGCACTCCAACAAATACCTCATTGTTCTTGATGGTATCTGCTCAATGGAGGCTTTGCTAAACGCTATGCCTGCTGATAAGAAGATGCCCAGCAAAGTTGTGATAACCACTCGGAATAAAGAAGACACTAAGAAATTTATTGTACAGGAAAGGGTACGTTTTCTCGAAATGAGTCCATTAACTGAAGATCAAAGTTGGCAACTATTTCTCAAAACGCAATTGCATTGTCACCCATGGTCATCAG ACGACTTTGAAAGCACGTTGAAAGAGATTTGCAAAAAGTGTGAAGGTGTGCCATTGGCTTTAAAGTTGCTTGGAAATTTAATGGCATGGAAGGAGCGCATTGAATGGAATGAATTACGACAGCAAGAATGCTGTGTGTCCGCACAACAGCTTTTGGAGTTGTCTTACTCGCTTTTGCCGGAGCATCTGAAGAAATGTTTGCATTATTTGGCACTTTTTCCAGAAGAGACAGTAGATATAGAAGCAGACAAGTTGTGCAATCTGTGGATAGCTGATGAAGATATTAATAAGATGATGATAAACACTCCTTCTCAACCCCAAGATGGCATGTTGTCCACGGCAGAAACATATCTTCAAAAACTAGCCACTCTAGGCTTTGTCCAGGTTCAAGAACCAACAAAGATCAAATCATGCAGCCTTCCTCACTATGTGCGAGATTATCTTTGCAGTGGGAAGTCAAAAGAGGAAAGTTTCTTTGAAACACATCAGCTGCAAGTGCGTGGCCTTGCCTTTTATTTTGACAAGCGTGTTGGTGAGTATGCTTTTCTGTTGAAGCCAAAAGAAACAGACAAGGAAGTGCGATTATCCATTTTGTTCTTGAATACCCGTCAACAGGATGACCATTTATTATCCCCAAAATCATTAGATTTGACGAATTGCAAGCTGTTACGGGCATTAGACTTCAATTGGCTTGATTTTGGTGATAAGTTCCCTCAAGACATCAACAAGCTTGCTCACCTGCGTTATCTCAGTTTCAGGGACTGCTACCTGAAAAAATTGCCAGCATCAATAGGAAAAAACTTGGAAACTCTGGATTTGCGGGTTAACCCCAAGGTTGTTTACGAGATCATGAGTATATCAAATGTGTTACGTCAGCTTAAGAGATTGAGGAGCCTTTATTTACCTTATAAGTTTGCAGATGAAACTGGTCAAACCAAATTGCAGTTGGGTCACCTAAGTGAGCTTGAGAATCTCCAAAACTTTGTTTCAACTCATTGTCAGGCTAATGATCTCCGCAGTTTGGAAAAACTCAGGTATTTGGCAGCAACTATTGATGGAGTGGAAGACCTGGAGGTGACTATCGAATGCCTGCAGAGGGAAGGTACATCCAAATCATCATCCATTCACCTCGAAAACATTGATTTTTACTCTGGAGGGAGATCAAGAGGCGCCCCTGCTCTAAGTAGCCTATTGGGATGCGTATCCTTGAACGCATTGCATGTACACGGCCAAATACGCACCTTACCATGGCCTATTTCTGACAAGCTTACAGAGATTTTCTTGATTGCTTCTGAACTTGAGGAAGATCCAATGCCATTATTGGGGGATTTACGCAAATTACAGAAACTTGGTTTAGGCAATAATGCCTTTCTTGGGGACCAAATCATCTGTAGAAAATCAGGTTTCCCCGAGCTCAGGTATTTGAAACTGTCAATTTTGCCCGAGTTAAAGACTTGGACTCTTCAAGAAGGAGCTATGCTTAAACTTTCTACTCTCATCATTGAAAATTGCAAAAGCCTTCAAACACTCCCAGATGGACTCAGCACTCTCCAAGAACTGAGTTTTGTAAACATGCCCGAAACATTCACGGACAAATATGAAAGGCAGGGAGAAGATTTCTCTAAAATCAAGCATGTGCTTAGCATCAAGATTATTAATCCTAAATCGTGA
- the LOC116001567 gene encoding probable disease resistance RPP8-like protein 2 isoform X1 — MMDANTERDLVSFVTEESKERPFSVVCGKEGLGKTTLVQKVYNKPEVRHKFTGCAWITVTHHLQRKTLCKDILSQIDYRPTKVDDDDDDDEALVGQLKLALHSNKYLIVLDGICSMEALLNAMPADKKMPSKVVITTRNKEDTKKFIVQERVRFLEMSPLTEDQSWQLFLKTQLHCHPWSSVFVDDFESTLKEICKKCEGVPLALKLLGNLMAWKERIEWNELRQQECCVSAQQLLELSYSLLPEHLKKCLHYLALFPEETVDIEADKLCNLWIADEDINKMMINTPSQPQDGMLSTAETYLQKLATLGFVQVQEPTKIKSCSLPHYVRDYLCSGKSKEESFFETHQLQVRGLAFYFDKRVGEYAFLLKPKETDKEVRLSILFLNTRQQDDHLLSPKSLDLTNCKLLRALDFNWLDFGDKFPQDINKLAHLRYLSFRDCYLKKLPASIGKNLETLDLRVNPKVVYEIMSISNVLRQLKRLRSLYLPYKFADETGQTKLQLGHLSELENLQNFVSTHCQANDLRSLEKLRYLAATIDGVEDLEVTIECLQREGTSKSSSIHLENIDFYSGGRSRGAPALSSLLGCVSLNALHVHGQIRTLPWPISDKLTEIFLIASELEEDPMPLLGDLRKLQKLGLGNNAFLGDQIICRKSGFPELRYLKLSILPELKTWTLQEGAMLKLSTLIIENCKSLQTLPDGLSTLQELSFVNMPETFTDKYERQGEDFSKIKHVLSIKIINPKS, encoded by the exons ATGATGGATGCAAACACGGAGCGTGATCTGGTCTCCTTTGTGACGGAAGAGAGCAAAGAGCGTCCATTTTCTGTGGTGTGCGGTAAGGAAGGTCTGGGCAAGACCACATTGGTGCAGAAGGTATACAACAAACCTGAGGTTCGCCATAAATTTACGGGGTGTGCTTGGATCACTGTCACACACCACCTCCAACGCAAAACCCTTTGTAAGGATATCTTATCTCAAATCGACTATCGTCCGACAAAGGtcgacgatgatgatgatgatgatgaagcttTGGTTGGACAACTTAAATTAGCCCTGCACTCCAACAAATACCTCATTGTTCTTGATGGTATCTGCTCAATGGAGGCTTTGCTAAACGCTATGCCTGCTGATAAGAAGATGCCCAGCAAAGTTGTGATAACCACTCGGAATAAAGAAGACACTAAGAAATTTATTGTACAGGAAAGGGTACGTTTTCTCGAAATGAGTCCATTAACTGAAGATCAAAGTTGGCAACTATTTCTCAAAACGCAATTGCATTGTCACCCATGGTCATCAG TTTTTGTAGACGACTTTGAAAGCACGTTGAAAGAGATTTGCAAAAAGTGTGAAGGTGTGCCATTGGCTTTAAAGTTGCTTGGAAATTTAATGGCATGGAAGGAGCGCATTGAATGGAATGAATTACGACAGCAAGAATGCTGTGTGTCCGCACAACAGCTTTTGGAGTTGTCTTACTCGCTTTTGCCGGAGCATCTGAAGAAATGTTTGCATTATTTGGCACTTTTTCCAGAAGAGACAGTAGATATAGAAGCAGACAAGTTGTGCAATCTGTGGATAGCTGATGAAGATATTAATAAGATGATGATAAACACTCCTTCTCAACCCCAAGATGGCATGTTGTCCACGGCAGAAACATATCTTCAAAAACTAGCCACTCTAGGCTTTGTCCAGGTTCAAGAACCAACAAAGATCAAATCATGCAGCCTTCCTCACTATGTGCGAGATTATCTTTGCAGTGGGAAGTCAAAAGAGGAAAGTTTCTTTGAAACACATCAGCTGCAAGTGCGTGGCCTTGCCTTTTATTTTGACAAGCGTGTTGGTGAGTATGCTTTTCTGTTGAAGCCAAAAGAAACAGACAAGGAAGTGCGATTATCCATTTTGTTCTTGAATACCCGTCAACAGGATGACCATTTATTATCCCCAAAATCATTAGATTTGACGAATTGCAAGCTGTTACGGGCATTAGACTTCAATTGGCTTGATTTTGGTGATAAGTTCCCTCAAGACATCAACAAGCTTGCTCACCTGCGTTATCTCAGTTTCAGGGACTGCTACCTGAAAAAATTGCCAGCATCAATAGGAAAAAACTTGGAAACTCTGGATTTGCGGGTTAACCCCAAGGTTGTTTACGAGATCATGAGTATATCAAATGTGTTACGTCAGCTTAAGAGATTGAGGAGCCTTTATTTACCTTATAAGTTTGCAGATGAAACTGGTCAAACCAAATTGCAGTTGGGTCACCTAAGTGAGCTTGAGAATCTCCAAAACTTTGTTTCAACTCATTGTCAGGCTAATGATCTCCGCAGTTTGGAAAAACTCAGGTATTTGGCAGCAACTATTGATGGAGTGGAAGACCTGGAGGTGACTATCGAATGCCTGCAGAGGGAAGGTACATCCAAATCATCATCCATTCACCTCGAAAACATTGATTTTTACTCTGGAGGGAGATCAAGAGGCGCCCCTGCTCTAAGTAGCCTATTGGGATGCGTATCCTTGAACGCATTGCATGTACACGGCCAAATACGCACCTTACCATGGCCTATTTCTGACAAGCTTACAGAGATTTTCTTGATTGCTTCTGAACTTGAGGAAGATCCAATGCCATTATTGGGGGATTTACGCAAATTACAGAAACTTGGTTTAGGCAATAATGCCTTTCTTGGGGACCAAATCATCTGTAGAAAATCAGGTTTCCCCGAGCTCAGGTATTTGAAACTGTCAATTTTGCCCGAGTTAAAGACTTGGACTCTTCAAGAAGGAGCTATGCTTAAACTTTCTACTCTCATCATTGAAAATTGCAAAAGCCTTCAAACACTCCCAGATGGACTCAGCACTCTCCAAGAACTGAGTTTTGTAAACATGCCCGAAACATTCACGGACAAATATGAAAGGCAGGGAGAAGATTTCTCTAAAATCAAGCATGTGCTTAGCATCAAGATTATTAATCCTAAATCGTGA
- the LOC116002770 gene encoding uncharacterized protein LOC116002770 isoform X1, producing the protein MMMLHGTSQFPGPRIIKHKDDKAVCEFQSGLFYAYGPLYANPEAEAGSITQVAWTYFVDQTRRDPDLMNKIKGIQMLPEQIMSESPPDLEGQDEWKGNPNGTSSDHQNATEEIKREDEKMIKDYYRIKIGEVVKEAKSVYDGPNIDEMRESRFIYMMINHGCLFLLQMFVFLGLGVNQLKDLSGLSGPDLDILFGSDHKDIETRKNRFTKSAVFPGNQIPLLVLKKLIDSSSFFKKVVLEENWEKPSSSSSSSPDLVLKSVLYDLILGPVLKTHTQEATTDILHGLHSRLVGKHGNEALALIDSKTNNLDTQTDNQRIPMSSVTEMYSKGMHFKGVSGMAITEIKIKGSVFTKKVLHLPVFTFNEMTKYLYKCLKGYENDQGQSEKVVNYYLQFLRDIVQRDQDVLLLRQKGVIQVQVQNDDHEVVEYLGEVATDDATLTTHHFRTVKLAITHHHLKPWYYKYLTGPLFSITLSIISLTFSILAYFSRKT; encoded by the coding sequence ATGATGATGTTACACGGCACTTCCCAATTTCCCGGACCTCGAATCATCAAACACAAGGATGACAAAGCAGTTTGTGAGTTCCAAAGTGGCTTATTTTATGCATATGGTCCCTTGTATGCTAACCCAGAGGCAGAGGCCGGATCGATAACCCAAGTGGCTTGGACGTATTTTGTAGACCAGACGAGACGCGATCCAGATCTCATGAACAAGATAAAAGGAATTCAAATGCTCCCGGAACAGATTATGTCAGAAAGCCCTCCCGACCTGGAGGGACAAGACGAATGGAAAGGAAATCCGAATGGGACAAGTAGTGACCATCAAAATGCCACAGAAGAAATAAAGAGggaagatgagaaaatgataaAGGATTACTACAGGATTAAAATTGGAGAGGTTGTAAAAGAAGCAAAAAGTGTTTATGATGGGCCAAATATTGATGAGATGCGAGAAAGCaggtttatatatatgatgataaaTCATGGCTGCTTATTCCTACTGCAAATGTTTGTATTTCTTGGATTAGGAGTGAATCAACTTAAAGACCTTAGTGGACTCTCTGGCCCTGACCTTGATATCCTATTTGGCAGCGATCATAAAGACATTGAAACAAGGAAAAATAGGTTCACTAAGTCCGCAGTGTTTCCTGGCAACCAAATTCCACTGCTTGTGCTCAAAAAACTAATCGACAGTAGTTCTTTCTTCAAGAAGGTTGTGTTAGAGGAGAATTGGGAAAagccctcttcttcttcttcttcttctccagatcTAGTACTCAAAAGTGTTCTTTATGACCTTATCTTGGGTCCTGTGCTCAAAACCCACACGCAAGAAGCTACGACAGACATACTTCATGGCCTCCACTCAAGATTGGTTGGGAAACATGGCAACGAAGCGCTAGCCCTCATTGAcagtaaaacaaacaatttggACACGCAGACTGATAATCAAAGGATCCCAATGAGTAGTGTCACAGAAATGTATTCTAAAGGTATGCACTTTAAAGGGGTAAGCGGCATGGCAATTACAGAGATTAAGATCAAGGGTAGTGTGTTCACCAAGAAGGTCCTTCATTTGCCTGTCTTCACTTTCAATGAGATGACCAAGTACTTGTACAAATGCCTTAAAGGTTACGAGAATGACCAAGGTCAGAGTGAAAAGGTAGTAAACTACTATCTGCAGTTTCTCAGAGATATTGTTCAACGTGACCAAGATGTTTTGCTGTTACGACAAAAGGGAGTCATTCAAGTACAAGTACAAAATGATGATCATGAAGTGGTCGAGTATCTGGGGGAGGTAGCCACCGATGACGCAACGCTAACCACCCATCATTTTCGAACGGTGAAACTCGCTATCACTCACCATCATCTCAAGCCATGGTATTATAAATACCTCACGGGCCCTCTGTTTTCAATTACCTTATCAATCATATCACTTACCTTCTCTATCCTTGCATATTTCTCGAGAAAGACATAA
- the LOC116002770 gene encoding uncharacterized protein LOC116002770 isoform X2 translates to MMMLHGTSQFPGPRIIKHKDDKAVYQTRRDPDLMNKIKGIQMLPEQIMSESPPDLEGQDEWKGNPNGTSSDHQNATEEIKREDEKMIKDYYRIKIGEVVKEAKSVYDGPNIDEMRESRFIYMMINHGCLFLLQMFVFLGLGVNQLKDLSGLSGPDLDILFGSDHKDIETRKNRFTKSAVFPGNQIPLLVLKKLIDSSSFFKKVVLEENWEKPSSSSSSSPDLVLKSVLYDLILGPVLKTHTQEATTDILHGLHSRLVGKHGNEALALIDSKTNNLDTQTDNQRIPMSSVTEMYSKGMHFKGVSGMAITEIKIKGSVFTKKVLHLPVFTFNEMTKYLYKCLKGYENDQGQSEKVVNYYLQFLRDIVQRDQDVLLLRQKGVIQVQVQNDDHEVVEYLGEVATDDATLTTHHFRTVKLAITHHHLKPWYYKYLTGPLFSITLSIISLTFSILAYFSRKT, encoded by the exons ATGATGATGTTACACGGCACTTCCCAATTTCCCGGACCTCGAATCATCAAACACAAGGATGACAAAGCAGTTT ACCAGACGAGACGCGATCCAGATCTCATGAACAAGATAAAAGGAATTCAAATGCTCCCGGAACAGATTATGTCAGAAAGCCCTCCCGACCTGGAGGGACAAGACGAATGGAAAGGAAATCCGAATGGGACAAGTAGTGACCATCAAAATGCCACAGAAGAAATAAAGAGggaagatgagaaaatgataaAGGATTACTACAGGATTAAAATTGGAGAGGTTGTAAAAGAAGCAAAAAGTGTTTATGATGGGCCAAATATTGATGAGATGCGAGAAAGCaggtttatatatatgatgataaaTCATGGCTGCTTATTCCTACTGCAAATGTTTGTATTTCTTGGATTAGGAGTGAATCAACTTAAAGACCTTAGTGGACTCTCTGGCCCTGACCTTGATATCCTATTTGGCAGCGATCATAAAGACATTGAAACAAGGAAAAATAGGTTCACTAAGTCCGCAGTGTTTCCTGGCAACCAAATTCCACTGCTTGTGCTCAAAAAACTAATCGACAGTAGTTCTTTCTTCAAGAAGGTTGTGTTAGAGGAGAATTGGGAAAagccctcttcttcttcttcttcttctccagatcTAGTACTCAAAAGTGTTCTTTATGACCTTATCTTGGGTCCTGTGCTCAAAACCCACACGCAAGAAGCTACGACAGACATACTTCATGGCCTCCACTCAAGATTGGTTGGGAAACATGGCAACGAAGCGCTAGCCCTCATTGAcagtaaaacaaacaatttggACACGCAGACTGATAATCAAAGGATCCCAATGAGTAGTGTCACAGAAATGTATTCTAAAGGTATGCACTTTAAAGGGGTAAGCGGCATGGCAATTACAGAGATTAAGATCAAGGGTAGTGTGTTCACCAAGAAGGTCCTTCATTTGCCTGTCTTCACTTTCAATGAGATGACCAAGTACTTGTACAAATGCCTTAAAGGTTACGAGAATGACCAAGGTCAGAGTGAAAAGGTAGTAAACTACTATCTGCAGTTTCTCAGAGATATTGTTCAACGTGACCAAGATGTTTTGCTGTTACGACAAAAGGGAGTCATTCAAGTACAAGTACAAAATGATGATCATGAAGTGGTCGAGTATCTGGGGGAGGTAGCCACCGATGACGCAACGCTAACCACCCATCATTTTCGAACGGTGAAACTCGCTATCACTCACCATCATCTCAAGCCATGGTATTATAAATACCTCACGGGCCCTCTGTTTTCAATTACCTTATCAATCATATCACTTACCTTCTCTATCCTTGCATATTTCTCGAGAAAGACATAA